A genomic stretch from Dissulfurispira thermophila includes:
- a CDS encoding radical SAM protein, with translation MRYYLSKWFVLKWLETPSVYDIKNDELYELDGDAFEFLKKCSHPEGCIGDVDTEFIDYCLSEGILTKEVVNTKRPVIAKSPVPSLRYLELQITDKCNLRCRHCYIGKPISNELSIYEIKTVLDEFEEMQGLRLLITGGEPLIHSHFDEINFLLPEYNFRKILFTNGLLLNPKILKGLNVDEIQFSVDGMENGHESIRGKGTYKVVMQKIYEAINAGITVSIATMIHARNLDEFDEMDKLFRKIGIKDWTVDVPCVSGNLELNPIFSVPPKIAGRYLNYGFSSGLHGGGEGFACGLHLMSVLANGNICKCAFYSHTPVGNINEGLRRSWKKIKPLRLENMECSDSLCGFINECRGGCRFRAGDNRKRDLYKCYAYDIIKS, from the coding sequence ATGAGATATTATCTTTCTAAGTGGTTTGTCTTGAAATGGCTTGAGACTCCATCAGTTTATGATATAAAGAATGATGAACTCTATGAGTTGGATGGTGACGCCTTTGAGTTTTTGAAAAAATGTTCACATCCTGAAGGGTGTATTGGTGATGTAGATACAGAATTTATTGATTATTGCCTTTCAGAAGGGATATTAACCAAAGAGGTAGTCAACACTAAAAGACCTGTGATTGCAAAGTCTCCTGTTCCTTCATTAAGGTATCTTGAACTTCAGATTACTGATAAATGCAATCTCAGATGCAGACATTGTTATATTGGCAAGCCTATAAGTAATGAACTCTCCATTTATGAGATAAAAACAGTGCTTGATGAATTCGAAGAGATGCAGGGGCTGCGTCTTTTAATAACCGGTGGAGAGCCTTTGATTCACAGCCATTTTGATGAAATAAATTTTTTACTACCTGAATATAATTTCAGAAAAATACTTTTTACAAATGGTCTTTTGTTAAATCCAAAGATTTTGAAGGGGCTTAATGTTGATGAAATACAGTTTAGTGTTGATGGTATGGAAAATGGGCATGAATCAATAAGAGGAAAGGGAACATATAAGGTAGTAATGCAAAAAATTTATGAAGCAATTAATGCAGGAATTACAGTCTCTATAGCTACCATGATTCATGCCAGAAACCTTGATGAATTTGACGAGATGGATAAATTATTCAGAAAGATTGGCATTAAAGACTGGACAGTTGATGTGCCATGTGTTTCTGGTAATTTAGAACTGAACCCTATATTTTCTGTCCCGCCGAAAATAGCTGGCAGGTATCTTAATTATGGCTTTAGCAGTGGATTACATGGTGGTGGGGAAGGTTTTGCATGTGGTCTCCATCTGATGTCTGTGCTTGCAAATGGGAATATATGCAAGTGCGCATTTTATTCACACACACCTGTTGGAAATATCAATGAAGGGCTGAGAAGGTCATGGAAAAAAATAAAACCCTTGAGATTAGAAAATATGGAATGTTCTGATTCATTATGCGGGTTCATCAATGAGTGCAGAGGTGGCTGCAGATTCCGCGCCGGTGACAATAGAAAGAGGGACCTTTACAAATGTTATGCATATGATATAATTAAATCATAA
- a CDS encoding glycoside hydrolase family 3 protein, which translates to MPANLINSHMLNTINSLEKKLYQIIINRLDGDNIQSEKYRNKIFKLVKKGIGGFIIFGGEKEEIRNFIAELQTASEIPLFIASDIERGVGQQIKGATNFPCQMAVAAAIDKNRPEDILLLNMIIQSIIDEAIDIGINLPLIPVMDVNQNQDNPIICTRAFSDNPEIVTWFGLHYIKFIEDSCLISCPKHFPGHGDTKEDSHISLPVITKSKDDLMKTDLMPFIKSIEIGVSSIMIGHLKVTALDSMPASLSKKIITDVLKKEFGFNGLVITDALNMGALKDYGNVPVECINAGVDILLHPADANITVKELLSAIKSREINEGQIDSALERIIRAKKRFNNIKKTDVNYKAHAFISEQVFDMSITLMKSKPDILPLSSSDKDTYITFAGENEIYKSSLLKNHFNSELNIANPELLIIAIFTDVSAWKGSSGISDREKQRIIRLVKQAKKSIVISFGSPYVLRHFKDASVLIAAYEPSEQAQMAVIKCLKGEIDSSGKLPIIIS; encoded by the coding sequence ATGCCTGCCAATCTGATAAACTCACATATGCTCAATACCATAAATTCTCTTGAAAAAAAACTCTATCAAATCATCATTAACAGACTCGATGGCGATAACATTCAATCAGAAAAATATCGAAATAAAATATTTAAGCTTGTTAAAAAAGGCATTGGCGGCTTTATAATCTTTGGTGGAGAAAAAGAAGAAATAAGGAATTTTATCGCTGAATTGCAGACAGCATCAGAAATACCACTTTTTATTGCATCAGATATAGAGCGTGGAGTCGGACAACAGATAAAAGGCGCAACTAATTTTCCATGCCAGATGGCGGTAGCTGCAGCTATAGATAAAAATAGACCTGAAGATATATTGCTCCTCAACATGATAATACAATCCATAATAGATGAAGCTATAGATATTGGAATAAATCTGCCACTGATTCCTGTGATGGATGTAAACCAAAATCAGGACAATCCCATAATATGCACAAGGGCTTTTTCTGATAATCCAGAAATAGTAACATGGTTTGGCTTGCATTACATAAAATTTATCGAGGACTCATGCCTAATAAGCTGTCCAAAACACTTTCCAGGTCATGGAGACACCAAAGAAGACTCACATATCTCCCTTCCTGTTATAACAAAATCTAAAGATGATCTAATGAAAACAGACCTCATGCCTTTCATTAAATCAATCGAAATAGGTGTTAGCAGCATAATGATAGGACATCTTAAAGTAACGGCATTGGATTCAATGCCTGCAAGCTTGTCAAAGAAGATAATAACTGATGTATTAAAAAAAGAATTTGGCTTCAACGGTCTTGTAATCACAGATGCTCTGAATATGGGTGCCCTCAAAGACTACGGTAATGTCCCGGTCGAATGCATAAATGCCGGCGTTGATATATTGCTCCATCCCGCTGATGCTAATATAACAGTTAAGGAATTATTATCAGCCATTAAGTCCAGAGAGATTAATGAAGGTCAGATTGACAGCGCATTAGAGCGCATAATCAGAGCAAAAAAAAGGTTTAACAATATCAAAAAAACAGATGTAAATTACAAAGCCCATGCATTCATATCAGAACAAGTCTTTGATATGTCAATAACTCTGATGAAAAGTAAGCCAGATATATTACCGCTATCATCAAGCGATAAAGATACATATATTACATTTGCAGGTGAGAACGAGATATATAAATCTTCATTATTGAAAAATCATTTCAATTCAGAATTAAATATTGCAAATCCTGAATTGCTGATCATTGCTATATTCACAGATGTTTCAGCATGGAAAGGAAGTTCAGGAATAAGTGATAGAGAAAAGCAAAGGATAATAAGGCTTGTTAAACAAGCAAAGAAATCAATAGTCATCTCATTTGGAAGCCCATATGTCTTAAGGCACTTTAAAGATGCCAGTGTGCTCATTGCAGCCTATGAGCCTTCAGAACAGGCGCAAATGGCTGTAATAAAATGCCTGAAAGGAGAGATAGACTCCAGTGGTAAACTGCCCATAATAATCTCATAA
- a CDS encoding AmpG family muropeptide MFS transporter, producing MNKLAPYLQVFTSRRIATVTLLGFASGLPLALTSGTLQAWMAVDGVDIKTIGVFALVGLPYTIKFLWSPIMDRFVPPFLGRRRGWIIIAQIALISGIAAMAFNSPKQAPLLMAVLALTVAFSSASQDIVIDAYRTDILREKERGAGAAVFVMGYRIAMLISGALSLILSDNIGWHNTYLLMAGLMTISLIATFLGPEPEEKIIPPKSLHEAIWGPLKDYFSRRSAVMLLLLIILYKLGDAYAGSLTTAFLIKGVGFTPTDVGTINKGLGLISLIVGAMFGGALMTRLGLFKSLLFFGALQAVSNLSFMVLAWIGKSYWMLIFAVAFENLSGGMGTSAFVALLMSMCNQKYSATQYALLSSLAALGRIFIAPTSGFLVSAIGWSLFFFVTTLVALPGLWLLWCMRQSIENLKQY from the coding sequence TTGAACAAATTAGCTCCTTATTTGCAGGTATTCACCAGCAGGCGGATTGCAACAGTTACGCTCCTCGGGTTCGCATCAGGTCTTCCACTTGCTCTCACAAGCGGGACGCTTCAGGCGTGGATGGCTGTTGATGGCGTAGATATAAAGACCATCGGCGTCTTTGCTCTTGTTGGACTTCCTTATACAATTAAATTCCTATGGTCTCCTATCATGGACAGATTTGTACCACCGTTTTTAGGAAGGCGCCGGGGGTGGATAATTATTGCGCAAATTGCATTAATCTCGGGCATAGCAGCAATGGCATTCAACTCACCAAAACAGGCACCCTTACTTATGGCTGTTCTTGCATTGACAGTAGCTTTTTCATCAGCATCACAGGATATAGTTATCGATGCATACCGCACTGATATATTGAGAGAAAAGGAGCGCGGCGCAGGAGCTGCTGTCTTTGTCATGGGCTATCGCATTGCAATGCTCATATCAGGTGCATTATCTCTTATTCTTTCTGATAATATAGGCTGGCATAATACTTATTTGCTTATGGCCGGGTTAATGACAATCAGTCTCATTGCAACTTTTTTGGGACCTGAGCCTGAAGAGAAAATTATCCCTCCAAAGAGTCTTCACGAAGCGATCTGGGGACCATTAAAGGACTATTTTTCAAGACGCTCTGCTGTCATGCTACTGCTCCTGATCATTTTATACAAACTTGGAGATGCATATGCTGGGTCATTAACCACTGCTTTCCTCATTAAAGGCGTGGGCTTTACACCAACAGATGTCGGCACTATCAATAAAGGACTTGGTCTCATATCGCTCATTGTAGGAGCAATGTTCGGAGGCGCATTAATGACAAGACTCGGTCTTTTCAAATCATTGTTATTTTTTGGTGCATTGCAGGCAGTATCTAACCTCTCATTTATGGTTTTGGCATGGATTGGAAAAAGTTATTGGATGCTGATTTTTGCAGTGGCATTCGAAAATCTTAGTGGAGGTATGGGAACATCAGCCTTTGTAGCACTCCTTATGAGTATGTGTAATCAAAAGTATAGTGCAACACAGTATGCACTTCTTTCATCACTTGCTGCACTTGGAAGGATCTTTATTGCCCCCACATCAGGATTTTTAGTTTCAGCTATTGGCTGGTCATTATTCTTTTTTGTAACAACACTTGTGGCATTGCCGGGACTATGGCTGCTATGGTGCATGCGTCAGAGCATAGAAAATCTAAAACAGTATTGA
- a CDS encoding N-acetylglucosamine-6-phosphate deacetylase has product MTKTKIIDIHIHGINGYDTRTTVEDHILQIAEIMGSQGISEIIPTIFPATINVMRANLAVIKKAMELQKTEDRSQKTEAKIIGVHLEGPFLNPLKCGALNAITFIEPSEYNFKELIEGFEDIIKIITIAPEINHTAKLIKKITDMGIIVSMGHSDATYVEAEAGFHAGAKGITHIFNAMRGFHHRELGIAGFGLLNQDIYIEVIADPYHLHPQTLELIFKIKNPERIILISDSVKETTPFTKYQGVTNAHGKLLGGCMTIAESSKRLIEIGFDKDIIMKCITENPERYLIQ; this is encoded by the coding sequence ATGACTAAAACTAAAATCATAGATATCCATATACACGGCATAAACGGATATGATACAAGAACAACTGTTGAGGACCATATACTTCAAATAGCCGAGATAATGGGATCTCAAGGGATTTCAGAAATTATTCCAACTATATTTCCTGCCACAATAAATGTAATGAGAGCAAACCTCGCGGTAATAAAAAAAGCAATGGAGCTCCAGAAGACAGAGGACAGGAGTCAGAAAACAGAAGCAAAAATTATTGGAGTACACCTCGAAGGACCATTTTTGAATCCCTTGAAGTGCGGTGCTTTGAATGCAATAACATTTATTGAGCCGTCAGAATATAATTTTAAAGAACTCATAGAAGGCTTTGAGGACATAATAAAAATAATCACTATTGCACCAGAGATAAATCATACTGCAAAACTGATTAAAAAAATAACTGATATGGGAATTATTGTAAGCATGGGACATTCAGATGCTACCTATGTCGAGGCAGAAGCAGGTTTTCATGCAGGGGCAAAGGGTATTACACATATATTCAATGCAATGAGGGGATTTCATCACAGAGAATTAGGAATTGCAGGCTTTGGACTTTTGAATCAGGATATTTATATAGAGGTCATTGCAGACCCTTACCATTTACATCCGCAAACTCTCGAACTGATATTTAAAATAAAAAATCCAGAAAGGATTATTCTTATCTCTGACTCAGTAAAAGAGACAACACCATTTACAAAATATCAGGGGGTTACCAATGCTCATGGCAAACTGTTAGGAGGCTGCATGACAATAGCAGAATCATCAAAAAGGCTTATTGAAATTGGATTTGATAAAGATATTATAATGAAGTGCATAACAGAAAATCCTGAAAGATATTTAATACAATAA
- a CDS encoding M48 family metalloprotease: MFVSERQELEMGKELYPNALWGDLGGGGEYKDEKLKAYLNDIVMKIHKISHRPNLPFQFAIQNSSVPNAWAIPGYVVITRGLLASLDNEAEFTFVMGHEIGHVSARHSARQITSGMLLQAGLAAAGIAMSGKNYSDIALNVGSAAGGLLLLKYSRDHELEADRLGIIYMSKLGYNPQHAISAHKNLEKASQEYLKSIGKESNERSFFEDLLSTHPRTSVRIEEIQHMINEIKPIAITGDGTNREKFQTAVAELKDLNKIYVEYFDKAVREFGKNNIDDADILASKAIKANASQPAFHTLKGFIRLKRKDYHEAEKYFNTALNLDKDYEPALRGIGAIRYYKGEYSDAAGYLKRGISLFPQDVIAHYFLGMSYYKMKMYKTAIPHLDLFAEVQPRHPEIHGILGICYENISDIYSAYNEYIMQLKVNPTNEMGRLAASRVGVLRLIIEGSKIRR; this comes from the coding sequence ATGTTTGTATCTGAAAGGCAGGAGTTGGAAATGGGCAAAGAGCTATATCCAAATGCCTTGTGGGGCGACCTTGGTGGTGGAGGAGAATACAAAGACGAAAAACTCAAGGCTTATTTAAATGATATTGTAATGAAGATTCACAAAATTTCCCACAGACCCAATCTTCCTTTCCAGTTTGCAATTCAGAATAGTTCTGTTCCAAATGCATGGGCAATTCCCGGATATGTTGTGATTACAAGGGGACTGCTCGCGTCGCTTGATAATGAAGCAGAATTTACCTTTGTCATGGGGCATGAAATAGGACATGTATCAGCAAGACACTCTGCACGACAAATAACATCAGGCATGCTGCTACAGGCAGGACTGGCAGCAGCAGGCATTGCAATGAGCGGAAAAAATTATTCTGATATAGCCTTAAATGTCGGCTCTGCAGCAGGTGGTCTCTTACTCCTGAAATATAGCAGGGATCACGAACTCGAGGCTGACAGACTCGGCATTATATATATGTCAAAACTTGGTTATAATCCACAGCATGCTATCAGTGCTCATAAAAATCTGGAAAAGGCCTCTCAGGAATATCTAAAATCTATTGGGAAAGAATCAAATGAAAGAAGCTTTTTTGAAGATTTACTTTCCACGCATCCAAGAACATCAGTAAGAATAGAAGAGATTCAGCATATGATAAATGAGATAAAACCTATTGCAATCACAGGCGATGGAACAAACAGGGAAAAATTTCAGACAGCAGTTGCAGAATTAAAAGACTTAAATAAAATCTATGTAGAATATTTTGATAAGGCAGTCAGGGAATTTGGAAAAAATAATATAGACGATGCTGATATTCTTGCATCAAAGGCAATTAAGGCAAATGCATCACAACCTGCCTTCCATACACTTAAAGGATTCATAAGACTAAAGAGAAAGGATTACCACGAGGCAGAAAAATACTTTAATACCGCACTGAATCTCGATAAAGACTATGAACCTGCGTTGAGGGGCATTGGTGCTATCAGATATTACAAGGGAGAGTATTCTGATGCAGCAGGATATTTAAAAAGAGGCATCTCACTTTTCCCACAAGATGTAATTGCACACTATTTTCTTGGTATGAGTTATTACAAGATGAAAATGTATAAAACAGCAATACCTCATCTGGACTTGTTTGCTGAAGTGCAGCCAAGACATCCGGAAATTCACGGTATACTTGGAATCTGTTATGAAAATATAAGTGATATCTACTCGGCATATAACGAATATATTATGCAGCTAAAGGTCAACCCTACAAATGAGATGGGCAGACTTGCTGCATCAAGAGTAGGTGTATTAAGACTGATTATCGAAGGTTCAAAAATTCGGCGATAA
- a CDS encoding phosphotransferase, which yields MTKKLNAFILAAGLGERLRPITNHIPKPLLPIIGKPLIEGIVEKFSLISSGKIGINLHYKADMLGDWVKNSTFSERIELFYEDPILGTGGALKNAERFLSDGHFLVHNSDIISDIDFSLLIETHLSEGNIATLAMHDCPRYNNVVLDERGYVIDVENPGTSMPNPETSGRKAAYTGIAVYSPEILRFLPEGVSHATFAWLAAAKAGYKVKAMDFTGCYWNDIGTPQAYASSIIHALKTDGETVYIHPLIEVCPDIEIDGYVVIEKGCIFNELVSLRNCIVLEGSKPKGGKYSNCIIGPDFEIKLNETEMLGVSEDNGLILIGTGGSDRKYYRQRIEHRTQKTDTVVIAKYSQSDSDFHRQIEYTRFFKRYGVPVPEIIGIDEDNLCIIFEDLGDLSLYSWLKCRRSEKDIEKMYQRVLDILVSIHTIPMNRLNECPLLQERVFDYKHFRWETDYFIERFMKLVRGITIENLPELNEELHRLAQKVDSYPKTVVHRDFQSQNIMITRDIPRLIDYQGARIGPPAYDIVSILWDPYFRLDGTMRERLLKYYIDKMADRLYENNFLESLLLCRIQRHMQALGAYGFLSIVKGKKYFLKHIPEGLRLLKEDSKLFMKEYPVLLRLIEML from the coding sequence ATGACTAAAAAGCTTAATGCCTTCATTCTTGCAGCAGGTCTTGGTGAAAGACTCAGGCCTATTACAAATCACATCCCAAAACCCTTACTCCCGATTATTGGGAAACCATTAATAGAGGGCATTGTTGAAAAATTCTCTCTTATATCATCGGGCAAAATAGGCATAAACCTTCACTATAAGGCTGACATGTTGGGAGATTGGGTTAAAAATTCAACTTTCTCGGAACGCATTGAATTGTTTTATGAGGACCCGATACTCGGCACAGGAGGGGCATTAAAAAATGCAGAGAGATTTCTTTCAGATGGACACTTCCTCGTGCATAATTCTGACATTATTTCTGATATTGACTTTTCACTTTTGATTGAAACACATCTTTCAGAAGGCAACATAGCAACGCTTGCAATGCATGATTGTCCGAGATACAACAATGTTGTTCTGGATGAAAGAGGATATGTTATAGATGTCGAAAATCCTGGCACTTCAATGCCTAATCCTGAGACATCAGGCAGAAAAGCTGCATATACAGGGATTGCAGTCTATTCTCCAGAGATTCTCAGGTTTTTACCTGAAGGAGTTTCACATGCTACATTTGCATGGCTTGCAGCAGCTAAGGCAGGATATAAGGTGAAAGCAATGGATTTTACTGGGTGCTATTGGAATGATATAGGGACACCACAGGCCTACGCATCTTCAATAATCCATGCATTAAAAACAGATGGAGAAACAGTATATATCCATCCATTGATTGAAGTTTGTCCTGATATAGAAATTGACGGTTATGTTGTTATAGAGAAGGGCTGTATTTTTAATGAGTTAGTATCTCTCAGAAACTGCATTGTGCTTGAAGGCAGTAAGCCAAAAGGAGGAAAATACTCAAACTGTATAATTGGTCCTGATTTTGAGATTAAACTCAATGAGACAGAAATGCTTGGTGTTTCAGAAGATAATGGATTAATTCTTATAGGCACAGGAGGTTCTGACAGAAAGTATTATAGACAGAGGATAGAACACAGGACACAGAAGACAGACACGGTAGTCATTGCCAAATATTCTCAAAGTGACTCTGATTTTCATAGGCAGATAGAGTACACAAGATTTTTCAAAAGGTACGGCGTTCCTGTTCCGGAAATAATAGGCATTGATGAAGATAATCTCTGTATTATATTTGAAGACCTCGGCGATCTTTCTCTATACTCATGGCTTAAGTGCAGAAGATCTGAAAAGGATATAGAGAAAATGTATCAAAGGGTTTTAGATATTCTTGTGAGTATTCATACAATACCTATGAACAGGTTGAATGAATGTCCTTTGCTTCAGGAAAGAGTCTTTGATTATAAGCATTTCAGATGGGAAACAGATTATTTTATTGAGAGGTTTATGAAATTAGTAAGAGGAATAACAATTGAAAATCTGCCTGAACTAAATGAAGAACTTCATAGATTAGCGCAAAAGGTAGATTCTTATCCAAAGACAGTAGTCCACCGAGATTTTCAGTCACAGAATATCATGATTACAAGAGACATTCCAAGGCTGATAGATTATCAGGGGGCAAGGATAGGTCCTCCGGCATATGATATTGTATCAATATTATGGGACCCTTATTTTAGACTCGATGGAACTATGCGAGAGAGACTGCTTAAATATTATATAGATAAGATGGCAGACAGGCTTTATGAAAATAATTTTTTGGAATCACTTCTTTTATGCCGCATTCAGAGGCACATGCAGGCACTTGGCGCATACGGCTTTCTTTCCATTGTGAAGGGCAAGAAGTATTTCTTGAAGCATATTCCTGAAGGCTTGAGATTATTGAAGGAAGATAGCAAATTGTTCATGAAAGAATATCCTGTGCTGCTTAGGCTTATAGAAATGCTTTAG
- a CDS encoding exo-beta-N-acetylmuramidase NamZ family protein, giving the protein MAKSILTGLDRIEQHWPKRLKGARIGLVVHPASINKRLEHAADIASKSNKFQLKAFFGPQHGIRGETQDNMIEWEGFIDKKTGLLVYSLYGHTRKPEPEMMIDIDVIVIDLQDVGSRYYTFIWTMELCMQASLENNKSIVILDRPNPIGGHIVEGPVLDMKYSSFVGQRPLPVRHGMTIGEIGNYLKNEFYPSLDFYIISMNGWDRKMWFDDTKLPWVLPSPNMPTLDTAIVYPGMCLVEGTMLSEGRGTTRPFEIFGAPFIDPDALIKRLNEFRLQGVIFRPMYFQPTFQKYAGKLCGGAQIHVTNREKFKPFKTGVAIIKAIHDLYPDEFQWKQPPYEYETEKMPIDILAGSNRIRNDIANGMALDRMEEWWNEECYLFAKNKRKSYLLYD; this is encoded by the coding sequence ATGGCTAAATCGATATTAACAGGATTAGATAGAATTGAGCAGCATTGGCCTAAAAGATTGAAGGGCGCAAGGATAGGTCTTGTGGTGCATCCTGCGTCTATTAATAAAAGACTTGAACACGCCGCAGATATTGCATCGAAATCTAATAAGTTTCAGTTAAAGGCATTCTTTGGTCCTCAACATGGTATCAGAGGTGAGACACAAGACAACATGATTGAATGGGAAGGATTTATAGATAAAAAGACTGGACTGCTTGTTTACAGTCTTTATGGACATACAAGGAAACCCGAACCTGAAATGATGATAGATATTGATGTTATTGTGATAGACTTACAGGATGTTGGCTCGCGATATTATACATTTATATGGACGATGGAACTCTGTATGCAAGCAAGCCTTGAGAATAACAAATCAATTGTTATTCTTGATAGACCCAATCCTATCGGGGGACATATTGTTGAAGGCCCTGTGCTTGATATGAAGTATTCATCTTTTGTGGGTCAAAGACCTCTTCCTGTGAGGCATGGTATGACCATTGGAGAGATAGGCAATTATTTGAAGAATGAATTTTATCCATCATTAGATTTTTACATCATTTCTATGAATGGATGGGATCGCAAAATGTGGTTTGATGATACAAAATTGCCGTGGGTTTTGCCGTCACCAAATATGCCGACATTAGACACTGCCATTGTATATCCTGGCATGTGTCTTGTTGAAGGAACTATGCTCAGCGAGGGTAGGGGAACGACAAGACCATTTGAGATTTTTGGAGCGCCTTTTATAGATCCTGATGCATTGATAAAACGGCTTAATGAATTCAGATTGCAGGGAGTAATTTTCAGACCTATGTATTTTCAGCCAACATTTCAGAAGTATGCGGGCAAGCTCTGTGGAGGCGCACAAATTCATGTTACCAACAGAGAAAAATTCAAGCCCTTTAAGACAGGGGTTGCGATTATCAAGGCGATACATGATCTTTATCCAGATGAATTCCAATGGAAACAGCCTCCATATGAGTATGAGACAGAAAAAATGCCGATAGATATTCTTGCTGGAAGCAACAGGATCAGGAATGATATAGCAAACGGTATGGCTTTAGATAGGATGGAGGAGTGGTGGAACGAGGAATGTTATTTATTTGCAAAGAATAAAAGGAAGTCCTATCTGCTTTATGACTAA
- a CDS encoding branched-chain amino acid ABC transporter permease has product MLLQQLINGLTLGGVYAIIAIGYTMVYGILELINFAHGEIYMLGAYLGIIFLSFFTVIGLTAVSLPLAFILTIILTVIFCSAYGFTIEKVAYRPLRNAPRLSPLISAIGVSIFLQNYVMLTQGATDKVFPHRFGESGIQFMDVNITYLQVIIISVSGLLMFSLHLFIQKTRIGKAMRATAQDKTMAALVGINVDSIISVTFLIGAGLAAVAGVMVASYYGLVNYFIGYIAGIKAFTAAVLGGIGNIPGAMLGGIILGLMESIGAAYISSEYKDAYAFVMLIIILLIKPTGILGKATEEKV; this is encoded by the coding sequence ATGTTACTGCAGCAATTAATAAATGGTCTAACTCTGGGCGGTGTTTATGCCATTATAGCCATCGGCTATACAATGGTCTATGGAATACTCGAACTCATTAACTTTGCTCATGGTGAGATATATATGCTCGGTGCATACTTAGGAATAATTTTTCTGAGCTTCTTTACAGTAATAGGTTTAACAGCAGTCAGCCTACCGCTTGCCTTCATTTTAACCATTATACTCACAGTAATCTTTTGCTCTGCTTATGGCTTTACAATCGAAAAAGTTGCATACAGACCATTGAGAAATGCACCAAGACTCAGCCCTTTGATAAGTGCAATTGGCGTATCTATCTTCTTACAAAACTATGTAATGCTCACACAGGGTGCTACAGATAAGGTCTTCCCGCACAGATTTGGAGAATCAGGCATCCAGTTTATGGATGTGAATATAACATATCTTCAGGTAATAATAATTAGTGTATCAGGACTGCTAATGTTTTCCCTTCATCTATTTATTCAAAAAACTCGTATAGGCAAGGCAATGAGAGCAACCGCACAGGACAAGACAATGGCAGCCCTTGTTGGAATAAATGTTGACAGCATAATATCTGTCACCTTCCTTATCGGAGCAGGTCTTGCGGCAGTGGCAGGTGTCATGGTTGCTTCATACTATGGTCTTGTGAACTATTTCATTGGATATATTGCAGGAATCAAGGCATTTACAGCAGCAGTTTTGGGCGGTATCGGGAATATACCCGGTGCAATGCTGGGCGGTATAATACTCGGGCTTATGGAAAGTATTGGTGCGGCATATATATCCAGTGAATACAAGGATGCTTATGCATTTGTAATGCTCATCATTATTTTACTCATAAAACCAACAGGAATACTCGGAAAAGCAACAGAGGAAAAGGTATGA